A region from the Curtobacterium sp. MCBA15_012 genome encodes:
- a CDS encoding MarR family winged helix-turn-helix transcriptional regulator has protein sequence MTPTADDDLMAAFAAVVRANTSLVGQLSARAGIHENALRALVLISDTGYSTPTEVAGYLGLTSGAVTNMIDRMSAADLLERAPNPSDRRGSLLRLLPGGEAVVADYRARYGAMLRAVDGAHGGELHQVLNALADGLYDQAADTMTHPAQTGTA, from the coding sequence GTGACACCCACTGCCGACGACGACCTGATGGCCGCGTTCGCCGCGGTCGTCCGCGCGAACACGAGCCTGGTCGGCCAGCTCAGCGCGCGGGCGGGCATCCACGAGAACGCGCTCCGCGCCCTCGTGCTCATCAGCGACACCGGGTACAGCACCCCGACCGAGGTCGCCGGCTACCTCGGCTTGACCTCGGGCGCCGTGACGAACATGATCGACCGGATGAGCGCCGCCGACCTGCTCGAGCGCGCCCCGAACCCGAGCGACCGACGGGGCTCCCTGCTGCGGCTGCTGCCCGGCGGCGAGGCCGTGGTCGCCGACTACCGCGCGCGCTACGGCGCGATGCTGCGCGCCGTGGACGGCGCGCACGGCGGCGAGCTCCACCAGGTCCTGAACGCGCTGGCCGACGGCCTGTACGACCAGGCGGCCGACACGATGACGCACCCCGCGCAGACGGGGACCGCCTGA
- a CDS encoding helix-turn-helix transcriptional regulator, translated as MAPESPEADSPSFRRFHVEAISEDRGAELDRIYGTGGGIDSALETFRYVGAGDADVSMRGAEVEGTRSGRMEPRADHIVFWVADGTASLEDTRDGTVLEVTPGHPLLLSASVAYTFTADIRKLTMVHLSDRVLRAELARRQRYVRGPLLFDQQPDIEVALGPLRAIIRSRAGQVMDGRLDEAQRAALNQQIAAAVIDAFPLVEGAEPEPSTAAARAAAWIRDNAGSPLELRDIANAVGLSERGLQSAMRRTYGESPMERLRAERLEGARRELVAGGAGTTVAETARRWHLTHLGRFAGAYAERFGEPPSVTLRRARAGARERVER; from the coding sequence ATGGCACCGGAGTCCCCGGAGGCGGACAGCCCCTCCTTCCGACGCTTCCACGTCGAGGCGATCAGTGAGGACCGCGGCGCCGAACTCGACCGGATCTACGGCACCGGGGGCGGCATCGACAGTGCCCTCGAGACGTTCCGGTACGTCGGCGCCGGCGACGCCGACGTGTCGATGCGCGGCGCCGAGGTCGAGGGGACCCGCAGCGGGCGGATGGAACCCCGCGCCGACCACATCGTGTTCTGGGTCGCCGACGGCACCGCCTCGCTCGAGGACACCCGCGACGGCACCGTGCTCGAGGTCACGCCGGGGCACCCGCTCCTGCTCTCGGCATCCGTGGCGTACACGTTCACGGCGGACATCCGGAAGCTCACGATGGTCCACCTGTCCGACCGCGTGCTCCGCGCCGAGCTCGCCCGACGGCAGCGGTACGTCCGCGGCCCGCTGCTCTTCGACCAGCAGCCCGACATCGAGGTCGCGCTCGGCCCGCTCCGCGCGATCATCCGCTCGCGCGCCGGCCAGGTCATGGACGGGCGGCTCGACGAGGCGCAGCGTGCAGCCCTGAACCAGCAGATCGCCGCGGCCGTGATCGACGCCTTCCCCCTCGTCGAGGGCGCCGAACCCGAGCCCTCCACCGCCGCCGCCCGCGCCGCCGCCTGGATCCGGGACAACGCCGGGTCGCCGCTCGAGCTCCGCGACATCGCGAACGCCGTCGGACTCAGCGAACGCGGGCTGCAGAGCGCCATGCGTCGCACCTACGGGGAGTCGCCGATGGAGCGTCTGCGGGCCGAACGGCTCGAGGGGGCGCGGCGGGAGCTCGTCGCGGGCGGGGCGGGCACGACCGTCGCCGAGACCGCCCGCCGGTGGCACCTCACCCACCTCGGGCGCTTCGCCGGGGCGTACGCCGAGCGGTTCGGCGAGCCGCCGAGCGTCACGTTGCGGCGGGCTCGGGCGGGGGCGCGCGAGCGCGTCGAGCGCTGA
- a CDS encoding heavy metal-binding domain-containing protein — translation MTRWSDGLPAAAHARAARQRESGVAGSLLSAAGAAAVRSVALQPVGEVFGSVVVQLGWTGGGCGIWALPGAGVSGFGPGGGYAPWTSPVVTTGGRGGRNAGFGSYVQAFSRAWHGARDRMVAEATMLAADGVVDVRIGRERLDGRVWEFTALGTAVRTLDPSVSPPARAAGPWTAGFSAEHTASLLQSGYVPRGTALGLSVSTKHEDPLLKQQRSVWTGNTEVDGLTQLLQVARADARLQLSRRVGTLGATDLVVTAASVHEFENSCGDEVDLHAEAVFVGTGIAPGPMHAFRGRSATATARRDVTTVIPLRDPGPGRPVRHR, via the coding sequence ATGACGAGGTGGTCCGACGGACTCCCGGCCGCCGCACACGCACGCGCTGCCCGGCAACGGGAGAGCGGCGTCGCCGGTTCGCTGCTCTCCGCCGCGGGTGCCGCCGCCGTCCGGTCGGTGGCCCTGCAACCCGTCGGCGAGGTGTTCGGCTCGGTGGTCGTGCAGCTGGGCTGGACCGGGGGCGGCTGCGGCATCTGGGCGCTCCCCGGCGCGGGCGTGTCGGGGTTCGGACCCGGCGGCGGGTACGCCCCGTGGACCTCACCCGTGGTGACGACCGGGGGCAGGGGTGGCCGGAACGCCGGCTTCGGCTCCTACGTTCAGGCGTTCTCACGCGCCTGGCACGGGGCTCGCGACCGGATGGTCGCCGAGGCGACGATGCTCGCGGCCGACGGCGTCGTCGACGTCCGGATCGGTCGGGAGCGTCTCGACGGCCGGGTCTGGGAGTTCACCGCCCTCGGCACCGCGGTCCGCACCCTGGACCCGTCGGTCAGCCCGCCCGCACGCGCCGCCGGCCCCTGGACGGCCGGGTTCTCCGCCGAGCACACCGCCTCGCTCCTCCAGTCCGGGTACGTGCCGCGCGGCACGGCGCTCGGGCTGTCGGTGTCGACGAAGCACGAGGACCCGCTCCTGAAGCAGCAGCGTTCGGTGTGGACCGGCAACACCGAGGTCGACGGGCTGACCCAGCTGCTGCAGGTCGCCCGCGCCGACGCCCGGCTCCAGCTCTCCCGCCGTGTCGGCACCCTCGGGGCGACCGACCTCGTGGTGACGGCGGCGTCCGTGCACGAGTTCGAGAACTCCTGCGGTGACGAGGTCGACCTGCACGCCGAGGCGGTGTTCGTCGGGACCGGGATCGCTCCGGGTCCGATGCACGCGTTCCGCGGCCGGTCCGCGACCGCCACCGCCCGCCGGGACGTGACGACCGTCATCCCGCTGCGCGATCCCGGTCCCGGACGCCCGGTGCGGCACCGCTGA
- a CDS encoding heavy metal-binding domain-containing protein gives MSTPDLGSVPLPADATARLADGAGRLFTSDLSVNEFLLVRQAGFRPVGLVLGSSVYHVGIQTARWSRNMELDKLSEAMYHARELAMTRMEAEADRLGADGIVGVRLEIEFKEYGNDLAEFTAVGTAVVADAAPPTGTWRNTKGLPFTSDLSGQDFWTLIQAGYAPLGLTMGTCVYHIAHRGMMASMTTFGMNTEIPQYTEALYDARELAMGRMQTEAEQLDAEGIVGVQLLSLPHRWGGHTTEFFAIGTAVRSLRPDHVIATPTLVLPLTDDR, from the coding sequence ATGAGCACCCCCGACCTCGGCAGCGTCCCGCTCCCCGCCGACGCCACGGCCCGGCTCGCCGACGGCGCGGGACGACTGTTCACGTCGGACCTGTCGGTGAACGAGTTCCTGCTCGTGCGGCAGGCCGGCTTCCGCCCCGTCGGGCTCGTGCTCGGGTCGAGCGTGTACCACGTGGGCATCCAGACGGCCCGCTGGAGCCGGAACATGGAGCTCGACAAGCTCAGTGAGGCGATGTACCACGCCCGTGAACTCGCGATGACGCGCATGGAGGCCGAGGCCGACCGCCTGGGCGCCGACGGCATCGTCGGCGTGCGGCTCGAGATCGAGTTCAAGGAGTACGGCAACGACCTCGCCGAGTTCACCGCCGTCGGCACCGCCGTCGTCGCCGACGCCGCACCGCCCACGGGCACGTGGCGCAACACCAAGGGCCTGCCGTTCACCTCGGACCTGTCCGGGCAGGACTTCTGGACGCTGATCCAGGCCGGGTACGCGCCGCTCGGGCTCACGATGGGCACCTGCGTCTACCACATCGCCCACCGCGGCATGATGGCGTCGATGACGACCTTCGGGATGAACACCGAGATCCCGCAGTACACCGAGGCCCTCTACGACGCTCGGGAGCTCGCGATGGGCCGGATGCAGACCGAGGCCGAGCAACTGGACGCCGAGGGCATCGTCGGTGTGCAGCTCCTGTCGCTGCCGCACCGGTGGGGCGGCCACACGACGGAGTTCTTCGCGATCGGGACCGCCGTGCGCTCCCTCCGCCCCGACCACGTCATCGCGACCCCGACCCTCGTCCTCCCGCTCACGGACGACCGGTGA
- a CDS encoding Type 1 glutamine amidotransferase-like domain-containing protein: MKILLLSRHTGALAPFLAEVTRASRNRLRIGYVTDAQSAFPDAPFVLAERDAVLRLGHEVVDVTVRTSTPLRLGEQLSALDAVYVASGSTFALLEALRTTGNDTVLAEHVRAGLPYVGASAGSIIAGPDVTPASLMDDPADGPGLADFAGLGLIDQTVIPHADGQLPPYPPEVIQETVDRYGAGHRLVLLRDDQALRVDGGDRTVVASLPDRPASS, encoded by the coding sequence GTGAAGATCCTCCTGCTCTCCCGGCACACCGGAGCCCTCGCGCCGTTCCTCGCGGAGGTGACCCGTGCCTCCCGGAACCGTCTCCGGATCGGCTACGTCACCGACGCGCAGTCGGCGTTCCCGGACGCGCCGTTCGTGCTCGCGGAACGTGACGCGGTCCTCCGACTCGGTCACGAGGTCGTCGACGTCACGGTCCGGACCTCGACGCCCCTCCGGCTCGGCGAGCAGCTCTCGGCCCTCGACGCGGTCTACGTGGCGAGCGGCAGCACGTTCGCGCTGCTCGAGGCCCTGCGGACGACGGGCAACGACACGGTCCTCGCCGAGCACGTGCGCGCTGGCCTGCCGTACGTCGGGGCGAGCGCTGGTTCGATCATCGCCGGACCGGACGTCACTCCGGCATCCCTCATGGACGACCCGGCCGACGGACCAGGGCTCGCCGACTTCGCCGGACTCGGCCTGATCGACCAGACGGTCATCCCGCACGCCGACGGGCAGCTGCCGCCGTACCCGCCCGAGGTGATCCAGGAGACGGTGGACCGTTACGGCGCCGGGCACCGCTTGGTGCTGCTGCGCGACGACCAGGCGCTGCGGGTCGACGGGGGCGACCGGACAGTGGTCGCCTCGCTCCCCGACCGGCCCGCCTCCTCGTAG
- a CDS encoding YafY family protein has translation MNRTDRLYGLVEELRAVSPRPRSARRLAERFEVSVRTIERDLAALQQSGMPIWAEPGRTGGYVIDASATLGPAGFTPDEALAVLIGLGALQRSPFRQSARTAAKKVLAVMPERAAARASASASRVHFLESDDDGGAPVPLAFAEALRADRVVRLRYQDASGAESTRDVEPLGSIEKDGQWYLIAWCRLRQGVRAFRADRMLAVTVTDERPPVRALRAEDLAIQYGRLRSAVGD, from the coding sequence GTGAACCGGACCGATCGTCTCTACGGTCTCGTGGAGGAGCTCCGGGCCGTGTCGCCGCGGCCGCGGAGCGCCCGTCGCCTCGCGGAGCGCTTCGAGGTGTCCGTGCGGACCATCGAACGGGACCTCGCCGCGTTGCAGCAGTCGGGCATGCCGATCTGGGCGGAGCCCGGCCGGACCGGTGGGTACGTCATCGACGCGTCGGCGACGCTGGGTCCGGCGGGGTTCACGCCGGACGAGGCCCTCGCGGTGCTCATCGGACTCGGCGCACTCCAGCGCAGCCCGTTCCGGCAGTCCGCCCGGACCGCCGCGAAGAAGGTGCTCGCGGTCATGCCCGAGCGCGCCGCCGCACGCGCCAGTGCCTCCGCGTCCCGGGTGCACTTCCTCGAGAGCGACGACGACGGGGGCGCGCCCGTGCCGCTCGCGTTCGCGGAGGCCCTGCGTGCCGACCGCGTCGTCCGGCTGCGGTACCAGGACGCCAGCGGAGCGGAGTCCACCCGCGACGTCGAACCGCTGGGCTCGATCGAGAAGGACGGGCAGTGGTACCTGATCGCCTGGTGCCGGCTGCGACAGGGTGTGCGGGCGTTCCGGGCAGACCGCATGCTCGCCGTCACGGTCACCGACGAACGCCCGCCGGTGCGCGCGCTCCGCGCCGAGGACCTCGCGATCCAGTACGGGCGGCTCCGGTCAGCGGTCGGGGACTGA
- a CDS encoding VOC family protein: MSFSSIRIVTDDLDGLVAFYERVTGQRAERPAPVFARFSGPGATLAIASTATVAMLGGALTPATNRSVFIEFEVADVDGRFAALELDGDDVVLEPSTMPWGNRSALVRDPDGNVVNLFSAPPAEESRAHG; encoded by the coding sequence ATGTCGTTCTCGTCCATCCGCATCGTCACCGACGACCTCGACGGTCTCGTCGCGTTCTACGAGCGGGTCACCGGCCAGCGCGCCGAGCGACCCGCCCCCGTCTTCGCCCGGTTCAGTGGACCCGGCGCGACCCTCGCGATCGCGAGCACCGCGACCGTCGCGATGCTCGGCGGTGCGCTCACCCCGGCGACCAACCGATCGGTCTTCATCGAGTTCGAGGTCGCCGACGTCGACGGCCGTTTCGCCGCACTCGAGCTCGACGGCGACGACGTCGTCCTCGAACCGAGCACGATGCCGTGGGGTAACCGCTCCGCGCTGGTCCGGGATCCCGACGGCAACGTCGTCAACCTCTTCAGCGCGCCGCCCGCGGAGGAGTCGCGAGCCCACGGATGA
- a CDS encoding PD-(D/E)XK nuclease family protein: MGDNTIFMLRGQLVHRAVLWPFTRPLVGDQLRAVKDPEFVKRRAVVASTVLARALENLLDGGSDLEKDTALGLVNLEGPRDVTTFEPEWQRLSTADRREVLIDLDRYVINAANGIAAFIREVGLTGGLTTCVWSEVPLFMADGFFNPVEGVPTRLRVDLVVWRQRGVIDVLDLKVGNANPPDWVLEKDRKQLALYVEAVKRRAPGTTRVRAKLLYVGRGHGASRFEALTP, encoded by the coding sequence ATGGGGGACAACACGATCTTCATGCTCCGGGGTCAACTCGTTCACCGAGCCGTGTTGTGGCCGTTCACCAGGCCACTCGTCGGGGACCAGCTCCGCGCTGTGAAAGATCCGGAGTTCGTGAAACGGCGAGCGGTCGTCGCGTCGACTGTGCTCGCCCGTGCGCTCGAGAACCTGCTCGATGGAGGTTCCGATCTCGAGAAGGACACCGCTCTCGGCCTCGTCAACCTCGAAGGCCCGAGAGATGTCACGACCTTCGAACCAGAATGGCAACGCCTGTCCACGGCCGATCGCCGCGAGGTTCTCATCGATCTCGACCGGTACGTCATCAACGCTGCGAACGGCATCGCTGCATTCATCCGGGAAGTCGGCCTCACCGGAGGGCTGACGACCTGCGTCTGGTCGGAAGTGCCGCTCTTCATGGCGGATGGATTCTTCAACCCCGTCGAGGGTGTGCCGACTCGCCTTCGCGTGGACCTCGTCGTGTGGCGGCAGAGAGGCGTCATCGACGTCCTCGACCTGAAGGTCGGGAACGCCAACCCGCCGGACTGGGTGCTGGAGAAGGACCGGAAGCAACTCGCGCTCTACGTCGAAGCCGTCAAGCGCCGAGCCCCCGGAACGACCCGCGTCCGCGCGAAGTTGCTCTACGTCGGCAGGGGCCACGGTGCAAGCCGATTCGAAGCACTCACGCCGTAG
- a CDS encoding MarR family winged helix-turn-helix transcriptional regulator — MTAPLTEQEQRLWHAWKVAAETVRQRVAEDIKAGSGLSDQEFGILTRLVELGNGELRQNELGALLRWDRTRLSHQLTRMENRGHVGREAVDGGVLVRVTDAGAALVRAARPIHAEAVRKHLLHRVQGVDDATLLRTLEALAVDPGTGG, encoded by the coding sequence ATGACCGCCCCGCTGACCGAGCAGGAACAACGCCTCTGGCACGCCTGGAAGGTCGCGGCAGAAACGGTCCGGCAGCGGGTTGCCGAGGACATCAAGGCCGGTTCGGGTCTGTCCGATCAGGAGTTCGGGATCCTGACCCGTCTGGTCGAGCTCGGGAACGGCGAGCTCCGCCAGAACGAGCTCGGTGCGCTGCTCAGGTGGGACCGCACGCGTCTGTCCCACCAACTCACGCGGATGGAGAACCGCGGACACGTCGGTCGCGAGGCGGTCGACGGAGGTGTGCTCGTCCGGGTCACCGACGCCGGAGCGGCGTTGGTCCGCGCGGCGCGGCCGATCCACGCGGAGGCCGTCCGGAAGCACCTCCTGCACCGAGTCCAGGGCGTCGACGACGCCACGCTCCTCCGGACCCTGGAGGCACTCGCGGTCGATCCCGGCACAGGCGGGTGA
- a CDS encoding SDR family NAD(P)-dependent oxidoreductase — protein sequence MTTQNSTQRVALVTGGNKGIGIAIVRGLAQEGFTVLLGARSAAVGRAAADTVDGDVRPVVLDVTDQGEIDAVAAEVATEFGHLDVLVNNAGVNTMTFRPMAELPEPTDETVEDFQNVYAVNVFGVVRMITAFLPLLTRADAPRIVNVTSKRGSIGEEGAWVGQPSMVYSSSKTALNAITVHYAREFADTALKINGAAPGHVATDFNAFRGTRTPDEGAAVAVRLATLPADGPTGAVFEDDTQLAW from the coding sequence ATGACAACACAGAACAGCACGCAGAGGGTCGCCCTCGTCACCGGCGGGAACAAGGGCATCGGCATCGCGATCGTCCGTGGCCTCGCACAGGAGGGCTTCACGGTCCTCCTCGGAGCCCGGAGCGCCGCTGTCGGACGAGCCGCAGCCGACACGGTCGACGGCGACGTGCGCCCCGTCGTGCTCGACGTCACCGACCAGGGCGAGATCGACGCAGTCGCAGCCGAGGTCGCGACCGAGTTCGGCCACCTCGACGTCCTGGTGAACAACGCAGGGGTCAACACGATGACGTTCCGGCCGATGGCAGAGCTCCCCGAGCCGACCGACGAGACCGTCGAGGACTTCCAGAACGTCTACGCGGTCAACGTCTTCGGTGTCGTCCGCATGATCACCGCGTTCCTCCCGCTTCTCACCCGGGCCGATGCCCCTCGGATCGTGAACGTGACGAGCAAGCGCGGTTCGATCGGCGAGGAGGGCGCCTGGGTCGGGCAGCCCTCGATGGTGTACTCGAGCTCGAAGACCGCGCTCAACGCCATCACGGTGCACTACGCGCGCGAGTTCGCGGACACCGCATTGAAGATCAACGGCGCTGCCCCCGGTCACGTCGCGACGGACTTCAACGCCTTCCGCGGGACCCGCACCCCCGACGAGGGCGCCGCCGTCGCCGTGCGCCTCGCCACGCTGCCCGCTGACGGCCCCACCGGCGCGGTGTTCGAGGACGACACGCAGCTCGCCTGGTGA
- a CDS encoding FAD-dependent oxidoreductase, producing the protein MTVTLTVPPRADADRLTGLPVTVIGAGPVGLAATAHLHEQGLPVVVYEAGDQVGTSVRAWGHTRLFSPWRYVIDDAARRLLEPTGWTEPRRSSLPTGHDLVAQYLEPLAQTPELAAVLRYGVRVDAVSRQGMDRTRSTGRADTPFLLRLHTADGVEDVTARAVVDTSGTYTSPNPLTAAGLAPAADLGDRAMHALPDVLGVDRDRFAGKRVLVVGAGHSAANTLIKLAALAKDEPGTTLLWAIRNAGTARLGADAADGLAARGQLGSNVHGLVESGRIERLASFEIDDVSAEGDLVTVTGRRAGEAFAVAVDVIVNATGFRPNLDMLREIRLGLDDIVEAPRALAPLIETRICTPAAPCPRTVSRSWRARSRTSSSPG; encoded by the coding sequence ATGACCGTCACCCTCACCGTCCCACCCCGTGCTGACGCGGACCGGTTGACCGGCCTTCCGGTGACGGTCATCGGCGCCGGCCCCGTCGGCCTCGCTGCGACCGCGCACCTGCACGAGCAGGGCCTCCCCGTCGTCGTCTACGAAGCTGGCGACCAGGTCGGCACGTCGGTCCGCGCGTGGGGGCACACGCGGCTGTTCTCCCCGTGGCGGTACGTCATCGACGACGCCGCCCGCCGGCTCCTCGAGCCCACCGGCTGGACCGAGCCCCGCCGATCATCGCTGCCGACCGGGCACGACCTCGTCGCCCAGTACCTCGAACCCCTCGCACAGACGCCCGAGCTGGCCGCGGTGCTCCGGTACGGGGTCCGCGTCGACGCGGTGTCCCGGCAGGGGATGGACCGCACCCGCTCCACCGGCCGCGCGGACACGCCGTTCCTCCTCCGCCTGCACACCGCAGACGGTGTCGAGGACGTCACCGCTCGCGCGGTCGTCGACACGTCGGGCACGTACACGTCCCCGAATCCGCTGACCGCTGCAGGGCTCGCACCCGCTGCGGACCTCGGCGACCGGGCCATGCACGCTCTCCCCGACGTGCTCGGCGTTGACCGTGACCGGTTCGCCGGGAAGCGGGTCCTCGTCGTCGGTGCCGGCCACTCGGCCGCGAACACGCTCATCAAGCTCGCCGCCCTGGCGAAGGACGAGCCCGGCACGACGCTGCTGTGGGCGATCCGGAACGCCGGCACCGCCAGGCTCGGGGCCGACGCTGCTGACGGGCTCGCCGCTCGGGGGCAGCTCGGCTCGAACGTGCACGGCCTCGTCGAGTCCGGCCGTATCGAACGGCTCGCGTCGTTCGAGATCGACGACGTCAGCGCTGAGGGTGACCTGGTCACCGTCACGGGCCGTCGCGCAGGTGAGGCGTTCGCGGTGGCGGTCGACGTGATCGTGAACGCGACCGGTTTCCGGCCGAACCTCGACATGCTCCGCGAGATCCGCCTCGGCCTGGACGACATCGTCGAAGCACCGCGGGCGCTCGCGCCGCTGATCGAGACCCGAATCTGCACTCCTGCGGCTCCGTGCCCCCGCACGGTGTCGCGGAGCTGGCGCGCCCGGAGCCGAACTTCTTCATCGCCGGGATGA
- a CDS encoding arsenate reductase ArsC: protein MTDQPTVLFVCVHNAGRSQIAAGYAKALGGDRIRVLSGGSEPGDQINPTAVAAMAEEGIDITGNTPQLLLTEDVRASDAVITMGCGDACPIFPGKRYEDWDLTDPAGKGIDDVRPIRDEIKRRVQALLAELLPTEASA, encoded by the coding sequence ATGACCGATCAGCCCACCGTCTTGTTCGTCTGCGTCCACAACGCTGGCCGCTCGCAGATCGCCGCTGGCTACGCCAAGGCCCTCGGCGGCGACCGCATCCGAGTGCTCTCCGGAGGGTCCGAGCCCGGCGACCAGATCAACCCGACCGCGGTCGCAGCGATGGCCGAAGAAGGCATCGACATCACCGGCAACACCCCGCAACTCCTGCTCACCGAGGACGTCCGCGCGTCGGACGCGGTCATCACGATGGGCTGCGGTGACGCGTGCCCGATCTTCCCCGGGAAGCGGTACGAGGACTGGGACCTCACCGACCCCGCCGGGAAGGGCATCGACGACGTCCGTCCGATCCGCGACGAGATCAAGCGCCGCGTGCAGGCGCTCCTGGCCGAGCTGCTCCCCACCGAAGCATCCGCCTGA
- a CDS encoding metalloregulator ArsR/SmtB family transcription factor, translating into MATVEPLPIEDVTACCAPLASAPLDAAGADALARTLKAIADPARLRIISIVAAHGGAETCACDLQEPLGLSQPTVSHHTKVLVDAGVLNREKRGTWAYFSLVPGALEALAGLLSERF; encoded by the coding sequence ATGGCCACTGTCGAGCCGCTCCCCATCGAGGACGTCACCGCGTGCTGCGCGCCGCTCGCGAGCGCGCCGCTCGACGCAGCTGGTGCAGATGCGCTGGCTCGGACGTTGAAGGCGATCGCTGACCCGGCTCGGCTGCGGATCATCTCGATCGTCGCCGCGCACGGCGGCGCCGAGACGTGCGCTTGCGACCTGCAAGAACCGCTCGGGCTCTCGCAGCCGACGGTGTCGCACCACACGAAGGTCCTCGTCGACGCCGGCGTCCTCAACCGGGAGAAGCGGGGTACGTGGGCGTACTTCTCGCTCGTCCCGGGCGCGCTGGAGGCCCTCGCCGGACTCCTGTCCGAACGATTCTGA
- a CDS encoding FAD-dependent oxidoreductase, producing MRTIIIGGVAAGMSTATRLRRLDEARRITVFERGAHVSFANCGLPYHVGGVIPERSSLLLQTPQSLASRFALDVHVHHEVTAIDPIARTVTVRDLDTGRVRVETYDELVLATGATAAPGPCAEHVPTHTLRSVEDVDDVLTVLDQAGAELRVVVVGAGFIGLEAVENLRARGAQVTLVSRGRQVLSPLDPEMAAPVLRTLRRAGVDVRLGVTITGAESGRVHLSDGSSIDTVLVVEASGVRPDRSLADAAGIAVGPTGGIAVDRRHRTSQPHVWAVGDGVEKRDQLDGAPTLVTMAGLANRHGRAVADDIAGTEPEDAVPALGTAILGLLGTTVALVGWSERRLVAAGRPHRVVHTHPASHATYYPGAESMAMKLLVDPATDRILGAQIVGGEGVDKRIDVIAVAMAAGLTASALSQLELAYAPQYGSAKDPVNMLGYVAENTATGATRTVQWHGLAAALDDGAVLVDVRSPAEHAAGAIPGAVNVPLDELRTRHGELPDGPVVVHCQVGQRGHTAARLLTQLGYDVRNLDGGYATWTAGTAAAAAA from the coding sequence ATGAGGACGATCATCATCGGTGGTGTCGCGGCCGGTATGAGCACTGCGACGAGGCTTCGCCGCCTCGACGAGGCACGGCGGATCACGGTGTTCGAGCGCGGCGCGCACGTGTCGTTCGCGAACTGCGGCCTGCCGTACCACGTCGGTGGGGTGATCCCGGAGCGGTCGTCGCTGCTGCTCCAGACACCGCAGTCGTTGGCGAGCCGGTTCGCCCTCGACGTCCACGTGCACCACGAGGTGACCGCGATCGACCCGATCGCACGGACGGTCACGGTCCGCGACCTCGACACCGGGCGCGTCCGGGTCGAGACGTACGACGAGCTGGTGCTCGCAACCGGCGCCACGGCCGCTCCGGGGCCTTGTGCGGAGCACGTGCCGACGCACACGCTGCGGAGTGTCGAGGACGTCGATGATGTCCTCACGGTCCTCGACCAGGCGGGGGCTGAACTCCGGGTGGTCGTCGTCGGCGCCGGGTTCATCGGGCTCGAAGCCGTCGAGAACCTCCGTGCACGTGGTGCGCAGGTCACCCTGGTCTCCCGCGGCCGACAGGTGCTGTCGCCGCTCGACCCGGAGATGGCCGCACCGGTCCTGCGCACCCTCCGCCGGGCCGGCGTCGACGTACGGCTCGGGGTGACGATCACCGGGGCAGAGTCGGGGCGCGTGCACCTCAGCGACGGCAGCAGCATCGACACGGTGCTCGTCGTCGAGGCCAGTGGTGTCCGCCCGGACCGCTCGCTCGCCGACGCCGCGGGCATCGCCGTCGGTCCGACCGGCGGGATCGCGGTCGACAGACGCCACCGCACCTCGCAGCCGCACGTCTGGGCGGTCGGCGACGGTGTCGAGAAGCGGGACCAGCTCGACGGCGCTCCCACCCTGGTGACGATGGCTGGACTCGCGAATCGGCACGGCCGCGCCGTCGCGGACGACATCGCCGGCACCGAACCCGAGGACGCCGTCCCCGCCCTCGGCACCGCGATCCTGGGCCTGCTCGGGACGACGGTGGCACTCGTGGGCTGGAGCGAACGCCGACTCGTCGCGGCGGGACGACCCCACCGTGTCGTGCACACGCACCCCGCGTCGCACGCCACCTACTACCCGGGCGCAGAGTCCATGGCGATGAAGCTCCTCGTCGACCCGGCGACCGATCGGATCCTCGGCGCGCAGATCGTCGGTGGCGAAGGGGTCGACAAGCGGATCGACGTGATCGCGGTGGCGATGGCTGCAGGGCTGACCGCATCGGCGCTGTCCCAGCTCGAGCTGGCGTACGCACCCCAGTACGGATCCGCGAAGGACCCGGTCAACATGCTCGGCTACGTCGCGGAGAACACCGCCACCGGTGCCACCCGCACCGTGCAGTGGCACGGACTCGCCGCCGCACTGGACGACGGTGCGGTGCTGGTCGACGTCCGCAGCCCCGCCGAGCACGCCGCCGGCGCGATCCCCGGCGCGGTGAACGTCCCGCTCGACGAGCTCCGGACCCGGCACGGGGAACTCCCCGACGGGCCTGTCGTCGTGCACTGCCAAGTCGGCCAGCGCGGCCACACCGCCGCCCGACTCCTGACGCAGCTCGGGTACGACGTCCGCAACCTCGACGGCGGCTACGCGACCTGGACCGCGGGAACCGCCGCCGCCGCGGCCGCCTGA